Within the Butyrivibrio sp. AE3004 genome, the region CGGTCATATACATGACAAAGAGGCGGATGTAGAGTATTATATTAATAATTCGGTTCCGTTAACGGATTCTGATACTTCAGATGAAGATGATGTAATAATGGAGGATGACTAAATGGCAAATCAAATATACGAAAAGGTTAATAACTGCGTAAAGGCAATCAGAGAAATCACAGATTTTAAGCCACGAGTTGCACTCACACTTGGTTCAGGACTTGGTAATTATGCTGAGCAGATAAAAATTGAGTGCGAGATTTCATATACGGATATTCCGGGATTTCCTGTTTCTACAGTTCCCGGACACGCCGGCAAATTTCTATTTGGTTATGTAGGCGATGTTCCCGTTGTCTGCATGAAGGGAAGGGTACATTTTTATGAAGGATATGATATAAGTGATGTCGTACTTCCTGCAAGAGTTATGAGAATGCTGGGCGCAGAGATCCTTTTCCTTACAAACGCTGCAGGAGGAATCAATTATAATTTTGATGCAGGAGATCTTATGCTTATTACAGATCAGATTTCTGTATTTGTAAGAAATCCTCTGATTGGTCAGAACATTGATGAATTCGGGACAAGATTTCCTGATATGAGCTGTGTATACGATAAGGAACTTAGAGATATTATCGCAAAGACAGCTTTGGAAAACAGCATATCTCTTAAGGAAGGAATTTATGCTCAGCTTACAGGTCCTTCATTTGAATCACCTGCCGAGATTCGCATGTTAAGAAATCTTGGTGCTGATGCAGTGGGCATGAGTACTGTAATTGAAGCGATTGCTGCAAGACATAT harbors:
- a CDS encoding purine-nucleoside phosphorylase; the protein is MANQIYEKVNNCVKAIREITDFKPRVALTLGSGLGNYAEQIKIECEISYTDIPGFPVSTVPGHAGKFLFGYVGDVPVVCMKGRVHFYEGYDISDVVLPARVMRMLGAEILFLTNAAGGINYNFDAGDLMLITDQISVFVRNPLIGQNIDEFGTRFPDMSCVYDKELRDIIAKTALENSISLKEGIYAQLTGPSFESPAEIRMLRNLGADAVGMSTVIEAIAARHMGMRICGISCISNLAAGMLNEPLSHEDVQKAADKTGPLFEKLVTECVKKF